A genome region from Rhodanobacter thiooxydans includes the following:
- a CDS encoding PhoH family protein yields the protein MTGSKRIYALDTNVLLHDPTSLFRFEEHDVFIPMTVLEELDEKKKGASEVSRNGRQASRFLNELIERGKQHDLADGLELSNPQGVKLKRGTSVGRLYFQHRTSSNGHAKADNQILAAVIELRDQSPGRDVILVTKDINLRIKASINGLVAEDYENDRALDDFSLLYTGSTALPEDFWELHPEVRSWTERGRTFYEVKRRDEETWYPNECLYLPGENAIELRVLHLDEASATLVLLDDHSHANHHVWGIGARNREQNFALNALMDPDIDFITLLGNAGTGKTLLALAAGLAQVMDQQRYREIIMTRATVSVGEDIGFLPGTEEEKMTPWMGALTDNLEVLANPEDGGSWGRQATNDLLASRIKIRSLNFMRGRTFLSRYLIIDEAQNLTPKQMKTLITRAGPGTKIVCLGNVEQIDTPYLTETTSGLTYAVDRFKNWEHSAHVTLRRGERSRLADFAAEAL from the coding sequence ATGACCGGAAGCAAGCGCATCTACGCTCTCGACACCAACGTCCTGCTGCATGACCCGACCTCGCTGTTCCGCTTCGAGGAACACGACGTCTTCATCCCGATGACCGTGCTGGAGGAACTGGACGAAAAGAAAAAAGGCGCCTCGGAAGTCTCGCGCAACGGCCGCCAGGCCAGCCGCTTCCTCAACGAGCTGATCGAGCGCGGCAAGCAGCACGACCTCGCCGACGGTCTGGAACTGAGCAACCCGCAGGGCGTCAAGCTCAAGCGCGGCACCTCGGTCGGCCGGCTGTACTTCCAGCACCGCACCAGCAGCAACGGCCACGCCAAGGCGGACAACCAGATCCTGGCGGCGGTGATCGAGCTGCGCGACCAGAGCCCGGGCCGCGACGTCATCCTGGTCACCAAGGACATCAACCTGCGGATCAAGGCCAGCATCAACGGGCTGGTCGCCGAGGATTACGAAAACGATCGCGCACTGGACGATTTCTCCCTGCTCTACACCGGCTCGACCGCGTTGCCGGAGGATTTCTGGGAGCTGCATCCGGAGGTGCGCTCGTGGACCGAGCGCGGCCGCACGTTCTACGAGGTGAAGCGGCGCGACGAGGAAACCTGGTACCCGAACGAATGCCTGTACCTGCCCGGCGAGAACGCTATCGAGCTGCGCGTGCTGCACCTGGACGAGGCCAGCGCCACGCTGGTGCTGCTGGACGACCACTCGCACGCCAACCACCACGTGTGGGGCATCGGCGCGCGCAACCGCGAGCAGAACTTCGCGCTCAACGCGCTGATGGATCCGGACATCGACTTCATCACCCTGCTCGGCAACGCCGGCACCGGCAAGACCCTGCTGGCGCTGGCTGCCGGACTGGCCCAGGTGATGGACCAGCAGCGCTACCGCGAGATCATCATGACCCGCGCCACCGTTTCGGTGGGCGAAGACATCGGCTTCCTGCCCGGTACCGAGGAAGAGAAGATGACACCGTGGATGGGCGCGCTCACCGACAACCTCGAAGTGCTGGCCAACCCCGAAGACGGCGGCAGCTGGGGCCGCCAGGCCACCAACGACCTGCTCGCCTCGCGCATCAAGATCCGCTCGCTCAATTTCATGCGCGGGCGCACCTTCCTCAGCCGCTACCTGATCATCGACGAGGCACAGAACCTCACCCCGAAGCAGATGAAGACGCTGATCACCCGCGCCGGCCCGGGCACCAAGATCGTCTGCCTCGGCAACGTCGAGCAGATCGACACGCCCTACCTCACCGAGACCACCTCCGGCCTCACCTACGCGGTGGACCGCTTCAAGAACTGGGAGCATTCGGCGCACGTCACCTTGCGTCGCGGCGAGCGTTCGCGGTTGGCGGATTTCGCGGCGGAGGCGCTGTAG
- a CDS encoding aspartyl/asparaginyl beta-hydroxylase domain-containing protein: MVLTPRLILLVLFALFVLCVLLVHLRGRVRLRFDRQLVDHSAVFAPYNLLMYAFSAVPAKPILDRRGFPELDLLQANWQTIRDEALQLTEAGHIRGTTKNDDASFNSFIKQGWKRFYLKWYGEPLASAEALCPKTVELLNAIPGIKAAMFATLAPNSKLNPHRDPFAGSLRYHLGLITPNSRDCRILVDGEEHAWGDGKDVVFDETYVHWVENKTDQTRVILFADVERPLRTSWMSAINHRVGAFMGKITASPNSDAGTEKTGFVNRLYAWSQRKGAMHHWKAAFKRRHRKLYKAGKYAGILLLMWLVFLAPWPLFR, encoded by the coding sequence ATGGTCCTCACTCCCCGCCTGATCCTGCTGGTCCTGTTCGCTCTGTTCGTGCTGTGCGTGCTGCTGGTGCACCTGCGCGGCCGCGTGCGGCTGCGTTTCGACCGCCAACTGGTCGACCACTCGGCGGTGTTCGCGCCGTACAACCTGCTGATGTACGCGTTCTCGGCGGTGCCGGCCAAGCCGATTCTCGATCGCCGCGGCTTTCCCGAGCTGGACCTGCTGCAGGCGAACTGGCAGACCATCCGCGATGAGGCGTTGCAGCTGACCGAAGCCGGTCACATCCGCGGCACCACGAAGAACGACGACGCCAGCTTCAACAGCTTCATCAAGCAGGGCTGGAAGCGCTTCTACCTGAAGTGGTACGGCGAGCCGCTGGCCTCGGCCGAGGCGCTGTGTCCGAAGACGGTGGAGCTGCTCAATGCCATTCCCGGCATCAAGGCGGCGATGTTCGCCACGCTGGCGCCGAACAGCAAACTCAACCCGCATCGCGACCCGTTCGCCGGTTCGCTGCGCTACCACCTGGGCCTGATCACGCCGAACTCGCGCGACTGCCGCATCCTCGTCGACGGCGAGGAACACGCCTGGGGCGACGGCAAGGACGTGGTGTTCGACGAGACCTACGTGCACTGGGTGGAGAACAAGACCGACCAGACCCGGGTGATCCTGTTCGCCGACGTGGAGCGCCCGCTGCGCACGTCCTGGATGAGCGCGATCAACCACCGCGTGGGCGCGTTCATGGGCAAGATCACCGCCTCGCCCAACAGCGACGCCGGCACCGAGAAGACCGGCTTCGTCAACCGCCTGTACGCATGGAGCCAGCGCAAGGGCGCCATGCACCATTGGAAGGCGGCGTTCAAGCGGCGGCACCGGAAGCTGTACAAGGCCGGCAAGTACGCCGGCATCCTGCTGCTGATGTGGCTGGTTTTCCTGGCGCCCTGGCCGCTGTTTCGCTGA
- a CDS encoding sigma factor encodes MDPQTAPFQQHRQRPSGLAYRMLGAPGDAGDVLHDAWLRWHAQDVQALDDPEAWLVTVTTRIAPGGDRDQQLEPRRHPVARGAGQLSTGEAPTRG; translated from the coding sequence ATGGACCCGCAAACCGCCCCGTTCCAGCAACACCGCCAGCGCCCGTCCGGCCTGGCCTACCGCATGCTCGGCGCGCCCGGCGACGCCGGGGACGTGCTGCACGACGCCTGGCTGCGCTGGCATGCGCAGGATGTCCAGGCACTGGACGACCCGGAGGCGTGGCTGGTCACCGTGACCACGCGCATCGCGCCAGGCGGTGATCGTGATCAACAGCTGGAACCGCGTCGCCATCCCGTCGCGCGCGGAGCCGGGCAGCTATCAACCGGCGAAGCACCGACGCGCGGATAG
- a CDS encoding isocitrate dehydrogenase, whose protein sequence is MNKTIAVIPGDGIGPEIMTATLRVLDALDCGLSYDLADAGMVALEKHGDLLPKATLDKIAEHKVALKGPLTTPIGGGFTSVNVTLRRHFDLYANVRPAVSFPGTKSRYENIDIITVRENTEGAYRSEGQTLSVDGEVAESVARNTRKGSSRIVRYAFELAVKKGRKKVTAVHKANILKTSSGLFLNVAREIAREYPQIEFNEMIVDNTCMQLVMNPYQFDVIVTTNLFGDILSDLCAGLVGGLGLAPGDNIGEGAAIFEAVHGSAPDIAGKGIANPCALLLAAADMLDHLDMVAKGDRLRQAIRDTMTNDRDSVTPDIGGKGSTSSFADAIVKRLAA, encoded by the coding sequence ATGAACAAGACCATCGCGGTGATCCCCGGCGACGGCATCGGCCCGGAGATCATGACCGCCACGCTGCGCGTGCTCGACGCGCTGGACTGCGGCCTTTCCTATGACTTGGCCGACGCCGGCATGGTCGCGCTGGAGAAGCACGGCGACCTGCTGCCCAAGGCCACGCTGGACAAGATCGCCGAGCACAAGGTGGCGCTGAAGGGCCCGCTGACCACGCCGATCGGCGGCGGCTTCACCTCGGTCAACGTGACCCTGCGCCGGCACTTCGATCTGTACGCGAACGTGCGCCCGGCGGTGAGCTTCCCGGGCACCAAGTCGCGCTACGAGAACATCGACATCATCACCGTGCGTGAGAACACCGAGGGCGCCTACCGCTCCGAGGGGCAGACCTTGTCCGTGGACGGCGAAGTCGCCGAGTCGGTCGCGCGCAACACCCGCAAGGGCAGCAGCCGCATCGTGCGCTACGCGTTCGAGCTGGCGGTGAAGAAGGGTCGCAAGAAGGTCACCGCGGTGCACAAGGCGAACATCCTGAAGACCAGCTCGGGCCTGTTCCTCAACGTGGCGCGCGAGATCGCCAGGGAATACCCGCAGATCGAGTTCAACGAGATGATCGTGGACAACACCTGCATGCAGCTGGTGATGAACCCGTACCAGTTCGACGTGATCGTCACCACCAACCTGTTCGGCGACATCCTCTCGGACCTGTGCGCCGGCCTGGTCGGCGGCCTCGGCCTGGCGCCGGGCGACAACATCGGCGAGGGCGCGGCGATCTTCGAGGCGGTGCACGGCTCGGCGCCGGATATCGCGGGCAAGGGCATCGCCAACCCGTGCGCGCTGCTGCTGGCGGCGGCCGACATGCTCGACCACCTGGACATGGTGGCCAAGGGCGACCGCCTGCGCCAGGCGATCCGCGACACCATGACGAACGATCGCGACAGCGTGACGCCGGATATCGGCGGCAAGGGCAGCACGAGCAGCTTCGCCGACGCGATCGTGAAGCGCCTGGCGGCCTGA
- a CDS encoding carboxymuconolactone decarboxylase family protein — MSDRLTEFTAFRQRMNERILAEDNQVVRRFFALDTQTYKAGALDVKTKEMLGLVASLVLRCDDCISYHVAQCKDAGVQRDEFFEVFSVGLVVGGSIVIPHLRRAVDFLDRLEAGESAAPECADHA, encoded by the coding sequence ATGAGCGACCGCCTCACCGAGTTCACCGCGTTCCGCCAGCGCATGAACGAGCGCATCCTGGCCGAGGACAACCAGGTCGTGCGGCGCTTCTTCGCACTGGATACGCAGACCTACAAGGCCGGCGCGCTGGACGTGAAGACCAAAGAGATGCTGGGGCTGGTCGCCTCGCTGGTGTTGCGCTGCGACGACTGCATCAGCTACCACGTGGCCCAGTGCAAGGACGCCGGCGTGCAGCGCGACGAGTTCTTCGAGGTGTTCAGCGTGGGCCTGGTGGTGGGCGGCTCGATCGTGATCCCCCACCTGCGCCGCGCGGTGGACTTTCTGGACAGGCTGGAAGCCGGCGAGTCTGCCGCCCCTGAGTGCGCCGACCACGCGTAG
- the grxC gene encoding glutaredoxin 3 produces MSKIEVYSTAVCPYCVAAKNLLKSKGLEWTEVRVDVDQAQRDAMLARSGGRRTVPQIFINDQHVGGYDDLVAADRSGRLGELLGQAA; encoded by the coding sequence ATGTCGAAGATCGAGGTTTATTCCACCGCGGTATGCCCGTACTGCGTAGCGGCCAAGAACCTGCTCAAGTCCAAGGGGCTGGAGTGGACCGAGGTGCGCGTCGACGTCGATCAGGCACAGCGCGATGCCATGCTGGCGCGCAGCGGCGGCCGCCGCACGGTGCCGCAGATCTTCATCAACGATCAGCACGTGGGTGGCTACGACGACCTGGTCGCCGCCGACCGCAGCGGCCGGCTGGGCGAACTGCTGGGGCAGGCCGCATGA
- a CDS encoding M48 family metalloprotease, whose translation MSMAPRLLAPRLLTALITAGLACAASAQQDVRLPDLGSSANALISPQEAQDYGASMLRQMRALDMVVDDPLLDDYINDLGYRLVASSEKPKEHFSFFIVKDPEINAFAAPGGYIAVNAGLMTITRDESELAGVVAHEIGHITQNHLQRAFEDSKKDAPLMALVLLGAIAAGAGSKSGDAPMAVLAGGQGLIAQKSINFTRKDEIEADRVGIQTLAKAGFDPNAMADFFQRMQDVMSAGAGGEDVPALLQTHPVSTMRISDAKSRAGALAAAQKLRPAATVMDKLQWEKSTAPIAFVKDPASLFQPSAPGHLDSYALMRERVRVLAGDATKLASYYGANLQTRPDFDMPANRYGYALALTRSGRGAVAVEQLQPLLQAHPENLILRLALADARLQAGQRAAALAAYAGLNTQSPRNRAIALAYAKALTTGGDQQQARLAADLLRPLLDNASEPEIYSTYARASDKAGDSVRAGEAFADASYYSGRSYDAMEQLKRLLKRDDLDYYARVRIQARIVELTPLVLELHKRKIKTADSPGDSSPQ comes from the coding sequence ATGAGCATGGCACCACGACTACTTGCACCGCGCCTGCTGACGGCGCTGATCACTGCCGGGCTGGCCTGCGCCGCCAGCGCCCAGCAGGATGTGCGCCTGCCCGATCTTGGCAGTTCGGCAAACGCGCTGATCTCGCCGCAGGAAGCGCAGGACTACGGCGCTTCCATGCTGCGGCAGATGCGCGCGCTGGACATGGTGGTGGACGACCCGCTGCTGGACGACTACATCAACGACCTCGGCTACCGGCTGGTCGCCAGCAGCGAAAAGCCGAAGGAGCATTTCTCGTTCTTCATCGTCAAGGACCCGGAAATCAATGCGTTCGCCGCCCCCGGCGGCTACATCGCGGTGAATGCCGGGCTGATGACGATCACCCGCGACGAGAGCGAGCTGGCCGGCGTGGTCGCGCACGAAATCGGCCACATCACCCAGAACCACCTGCAGCGTGCATTCGAGGATTCGAAGAAGGACGCGCCGCTGATGGCTCTGGTGCTGCTCGGCGCGATCGCTGCCGGCGCCGGCAGCAAGAGCGGCGACGCACCGATGGCGGTGCTGGCCGGCGGTCAGGGCCTGATCGCGCAGAAGTCGATCAACTTCACCCGCAAGGACGAGATCGAGGCGGACCGCGTCGGCATCCAGACGCTGGCCAAGGCCGGTTTCGACCCGAACGCGATGGCCGACTTCTTCCAGCGCATGCAGGACGTCATGAGCGCCGGTGCCGGCGGCGAAGACGTGCCGGCCCTGCTGCAGACCCACCCGGTGTCCACGATGCGCATCAGCGATGCGAAGTCGCGCGCCGGCGCGCTGGCCGCAGCGCAGAAGCTGCGCCCCGCCGCCACCGTCATGGACAAGCTGCAGTGGGAGAAAAGCACCGCACCGATCGCCTTCGTGAAGGACCCCGCCTCGCTGTTCCAGCCCTCCGCGCCCGGCCACCTGGACAGTTACGCCCTGATGCGCGAGCGCGTGCGCGTGCTGGCCGGCGATGCGACCAAGCTAGCCAGCTACTACGGCGCCAACCTGCAGACCCGGCCGGACTTCGACATGCCGGCAAACCGCTACGGCTACGCGCTGGCACTCACCCGCAGCGGCCGCGGCGCGGTGGCGGTCGAGCAGTTGCAGCCGCTGCTGCAGGCCCACCCCGAGAACCTGATCCTCCGGCTGGCGCTGGCCGATGCCCGCCTGCAGGCCGGCCAGCGCGCCGCGGCGCTGGCGGCGTATGCCGGGCTCAACACCCAGTCCCCGCGCAATCGCGCCATCGCGCTCGCCTACGCCAAGGCGCTCACCACCGGCGGCGACCAGCAGCAGGCCCGCCTCGCCGCCGACCTGCTGCGCCCGCTGCTGGACAATGCCAGCGAGCCGGAGATCTACAGCACCTACGCCCGCGCCAGCGACAAGGCCGGCGACAGCGTGCGCGCCGGCGAGGCCTTCGCCGATGCCAGCTACTACTCCGGCCGGTCGTACGACGCGATGGAGCAACTCAAGCGGCTGCTCAAGCGCGACGACCTGGACTACTACGCACGCGTGCGCATCCAGGCGCGCATCGTCGAGCTGACCCCACTGGTGCTGGAACTGCACAAGCGCAAGATCAAGACCGCGGACAGTCCGGGCGACAGTTCCCCGCAATGA
- the phoB gene encoding phosphate regulon transcriptional regulator PhoB — translation MHKRILIVEDETSIREMIAFALRKAGMDAIQAADARAAQLALAEQVPDLILLDWMLPGTSGLEMARRLRKEELSREIPIIMLTARGEEMDRVNGLEAGVDDYVVKPFSTRELVARIKAVLRRSQGDDGSGVVELGGLRIDGPAHRVFAGDEPVSIGPTEYRLLYFFMTHPERVYSRTQLLDHVWGGSVYVEERTVDVHIRRLRKTLEPWKLDELVQTVRGTGYRFSTST, via the coding sequence GTGCACAAACGCATCCTGATCGTTGAAGACGAAACCTCGATCCGCGAAATGATCGCCTTCGCCTTGCGCAAGGCCGGCATGGACGCGATCCAGGCAGCCGATGCCCGCGCCGCCCAGCTGGCGCTGGCCGAGCAGGTGCCCGACCTGATCCTGCTCGACTGGATGCTGCCGGGCACGAGCGGGCTCGAAATGGCCCGGCGCCTGCGCAAGGAAGAGCTCAGCCGCGAGATCCCGATCATCATGCTCACCGCCCGCGGCGAGGAAATGGATCGCGTCAACGGCCTCGAAGCCGGTGTCGACGACTATGTGGTGAAACCTTTCTCCACCCGCGAACTGGTCGCCCGGATCAAGGCCGTGCTGCGGCGCAGCCAGGGTGACGACGGCTCCGGTGTGGTCGAGCTGGGCGGCCTGCGCATCGACGGCCCGGCGCACCGGGTGTTCGCCGGCGACGAGCCGGTGTCGATCGGCCCCACCGAGTACCGTCTGCTGTATTTTTTCATGACCCACCCCGAGCGCGTCTATTCGCGCACGCAGCTGCTCGACCACGTCTGGGGCGGCAGCGTGTACGTGGAGGAGCGCACCGTGGACGTGCACATCCGCCGCCTGCGCAAGACGCTGGAGCCGTGGAAGCTGGACGAGCTGGTGCAGACCGTGCGCGGTACCGGCTACCGCTTCTCGACCAGCACCTGA
- the phoR gene encoding phosphate regulon sensor histidine kinase PhoR: MTSPLSSPWKLPAALAAALGAGAAFGWLTGGHAVAGIALVAVAEVVLLLTRIRHQTQAMMTAPANASHLQYDRFMTRSRRIASSLRDLRNAASHLPDAVVLLDGQQQIRWFNHAAENLLGLRRPLDRGASLQQRLAGSELAGWLRDGAHEPLTDATAPGRADSQLNVSLLPFGEHEQLLLAHDISHQNRLEQVRRDFVANVSHELRTPLTVIHGYLELLDPEDVPELAPVLDEMRTQSKRMGQIVEDLLTLSRLETQHEVVDERVPMAALLATVRKEAEALSQGRHRIVLESTAETDLLGSPKDLHSALSNLASNAVRYTPAGGSIAIRWQRVADGAVYSVSDTGFGIPASHLARLTERFYRVSSSRSRESGGTGLGLSIVKHVLNLHQAQLKIESTPGAGSTFSCHFGPARLLAPGSGNES, translated from the coding sequence ATGACCTCGCCCCTCTCCTCCCCCTGGAAACTGCCCGCGGCACTCGCCGCGGCGCTGGGTGCCGGTGCCGCGTTCGGCTGGCTCACCGGCGGGCATGCGGTGGCGGGCATCGCGCTGGTCGCCGTGGCCGAAGTCGTCTTGCTGCTGACCCGAATCCGTCATCAAACGCAGGCCATGATGACGGCACCGGCGAATGCCAGCCATCTCCAGTATGACCGTTTCATGACGCGCTCCCGCCGCATCGCCTCTTCCCTGCGCGATCTTCGCAATGCCGCCAGCCACTTGCCGGACGCGGTGGTGCTGCTCGACGGGCAGCAGCAGATCCGCTGGTTCAACCACGCCGCCGAGAACCTGCTCGGGCTGCGCCGTCCGCTCGATCGCGGCGCCTCGCTGCAGCAGCGGCTGGCCGGCTCGGAGCTGGCCGGCTGGCTGCGCGACGGCGCGCACGAGCCGCTCACCGACGCCACCGCGCCCGGCCGCGCGGACAGCCAGCTCAACGTCAGCCTGCTGCCGTTCGGCGAGCACGAACAGCTGCTGCTGGCACACGACATCAGCCACCAGAACCGGCTCGAACAGGTGCGCCGCGACTTCGTGGCGAACGTGTCACACGAGTTGCGCACGCCGCTGACGGTGATCCATGGCTACCTCGAACTGCTCGACCCGGAGGACGTGCCCGAGCTGGCGCCGGTGCTGGACGAAATGCGCACGCAGTCCAAACGCATGGGGCAGATCGTGGAGGATCTGCTGACCCTGTCGCGGCTGGAGACCCAGCACGAAGTGGTCGACGAGCGCGTGCCGATGGCGGCACTGCTGGCCACCGTGCGCAAGGAAGCCGAGGCGCTCAGCCAGGGTCGCCACCGCATCGTGCTGGAGTCCACCGCCGAAACGGACCTGCTCGGTTCGCCGAAGGACCTGCACAGCGCGCTGTCGAACCTGGCCAGCAATGCGGTGCGCTATACGCCGGCTGGCGGCAGCATCGCCATCCGCTGGCAGCGCGTGGCCGACGGCGCGGTGTACTCGGTCAGCGACACCGGCTTCGGCATCCCCGCCTCGCACCTGGCCCGGCTTACCGAACGCTTCTACCGGGTTTCCTCCAGCCGCTCGCGCGAAAGCGGCGGCACCGGTTTGGGCCTGTCGATCGTCAAGCACGTGCTGAACCTGCACCAAGCGCAGTTGAAGATCGAGAGCACGCCGGGCGCCGGTTCCACCTTCTCCTGCCACTTCGGCCCGGCACGGCTGCTGGCTCCCGGCAGCGGCAACGAAAGCTGA
- the ppk1 gene encoding polyphosphate kinase 1 — translation MAHPSPTPPDATDLSAPGLYLSRELAALEFNFRVLAMASDSTVPLLERLRYLSIVANNLDEFFEVRVAMLKHHHAYGSAAPGPDGISSGELLARIRSRVLDLVAAQYAAWQEQISPQLDAEQIHILTRKSWSPRQHRWLRGYFEHEVLPVLSPLGLDPAHPFPRILNKTLNIAVVLRGRDAFGHEGHMALVRAPRSLPRIIRVPAEVSGPGEHFVFLAELLQAFVDLMFPGLKVVGSYQFRVTRNSELIVEEAEVENLALALSEELVGRGYARPVRLEIANDCPKAITAMLTHNFELDDADVYRCDGPVNIIRAGLIYDWLDRPELKFPRFNPQLPPALESSRNKFDVIGQHDVLLHHPYQSFNAVIDLLRQAAADPQVLAIKQTLYRAGEDTPLVDLLVEAARNGKDVTVVIELRARFDEEANIRLATRLQEAGVQVVYGVVGYKTHAKMMLIVRREGEALRRYVHLSTGNYHQANSRMYTDIGLMTANPEIGEDLHKVFQQLSGLGPIIELKRLLHSPFTLYPSVLAKIERETAHAQAGRPARIVAKLNALNEARVIEALYRASQAGVEIDLIVRGACTLRPGLPGVSERIRVRSIVGRFLEHSRVYWFANDGDAEIYCASADWMERNLMRRIEVAFPILDPELAARVFEETLANGLADNTQAWRLGADGRYTRAEPGDNPPYSAQQGLLERYNT, via the coding sequence ATGGCCCACCCCTCGCCCACCCCGCCCGATGCCACCGACCTGAGCGCCCCCGGCCTGTACCTGAGCCGGGAGCTGGCCGCGCTGGAGTTCAATTTCCGCGTGCTGGCGATGGCCAGCGACAGCACCGTGCCGCTGCTGGAGCGATTGCGCTACCTGAGCATCGTGGCGAACAACCTCGACGAGTTCTTCGAGGTGCGGGTGGCGATGCTCAAGCACCACCATGCCTACGGCTCGGCCGCGCCGGGGCCCGACGGCATCTCCTCCGGCGAGCTGCTGGCGCGCATCCGCAGCCGCGTGCTGGACCTGGTCGCCGCACAATACGCCGCCTGGCAGGAGCAGATAAGCCCGCAGCTCGACGCCGAGCAGATCCACATCCTCACCCGCAAGAGCTGGAGCCCGCGCCAGCACCGCTGGCTGCGCGGTTACTTCGAACACGAGGTGTTGCCGGTGCTGTCGCCGCTGGGGTTGGACCCGGCGCATCCGTTCCCGCGCATCCTCAACAAGACGCTGAACATCGCGGTGGTGCTGCGCGGCCGCGACGCATTCGGCCACGAAGGCCACATGGCGCTGGTGCGCGCCCCGCGCTCGCTGCCGCGGATCATCCGCGTGCCCGCCGAAGTCAGCGGCCCCGGCGAACACTTCGTGTTTCTCGCCGAACTGCTGCAGGCCTTCGTCGACCTGATGTTCCCTGGCCTCAAGGTGGTCGGCTCGTACCAGTTCCGGGTCACCCGCAACAGCGAGCTGATCGTCGAGGAGGCCGAGGTGGAGAACCTTGCCCTGGCGCTCAGCGAGGAACTGGTCGGGCGCGGCTACGCGCGGCCGGTGCGCCTGGAAATCGCCAACGATTGCCCGAAGGCGATCACCGCGATGCTGACCCACAACTTCGAGCTGGACGACGCCGACGTGTACCGCTGCGACGGCCCGGTCAACATCATCCGCGCCGGCCTGATCTACGACTGGCTGGACCGGCCGGAGCTGAAGTTCCCGCGCTTCAACCCGCAGCTGCCGCCGGCACTCGAGAGCAGCCGCAACAAGTTCGACGTGATCGGCCAGCACGACGTACTGCTGCACCACCCGTACCAGAGCTTCAACGCGGTGATCGACCTGCTGCGCCAGGCCGCCGCCGACCCGCAGGTGCTGGCGATCAAGCAAACGCTGTACCGCGCCGGCGAGGACACTCCGCTGGTCGACCTGCTGGTGGAGGCCGCGCGCAACGGCAAGGACGTCACGGTGGTGATCGAGCTGCGCGCGCGCTTCGACGAGGAGGCCAACATCCGCCTCGCCACGCGGCTACAGGAAGCCGGCGTGCAGGTGGTCTACGGCGTGGTCGGCTACAAGACCCACGCCAAGATGATGCTGATCGTGCGGCGCGAGGGCGAGGCGCTGCGCCGCTACGTGCACCTGTCCACCGGCAACTACCACCAGGCCAACAGCCGCATGTACACCGACATCGGCCTGATGACGGCGAACCCCGAGATCGGCGAGGACCTGCACAAGGTGTTCCAGCAGCTGTCCGGGCTGGGCCCGATCATCGAGCTGAAGCGGCTGCTGCACTCACCGTTCACGCTATATCCCAGCGTGCTGGCGAAGATCGAGCGCGAGACCGCGCACGCGCAGGCCGGCCGCCCCGCGCGCATCGTGGCCAAGCTCAACGCGCTGAACGAGGCGCGCGTGATCGAGGCGCTGTACCGCGCTTCGCAGGCCGGCGTGGAGATCGACCTGATCGTGCGCGGCGCCTGCACCTTGCGCCCGGGCCTGCCCGGCGTCTCCGAGCGCATCCGCGTGCGCTCGATCGTGGGGCGCTTCCTCGAACACAGCCGGGTGTACTGGTTCGCCAACGATGGCGACGCCGAGATCTACTGCGCCAGCGCCGACTGGATGGAACGCAACCTGATGCGGCGGATCGAGGTGGCGTTCCCGATCCTCGACCCCGAACTGGCCGCGCGCGTGTTCGAGGAAACCCTGGCCAACGGGCTGGCCGACAATACCCAGGCCTGGCGGCTCGGCGCCGACGGCCGCTACACCCGCGCCGAACCCGGCGACAACCCGCCGTACAGCGCACAGCAGGGTCTGCTCGAGCGCTACAACACGTGA